In the genome of Hemitrygon akajei chromosome 21, sHemAka1.3, whole genome shotgun sequence, the window gttcatccttgggagcaatgtCCAAACGCCTGAATGTACCACATTCATCTGTATAGACAATAGTATGCAAGTATAAATACCATGAGGCCACGCAGCCAtcataccgctcaggaaggaAACGCACTCTGTCTCTTAGAGATGAACGTACTTTGGCgcgaaaagtgcaaatcaatcccagaacaactgCAAAGggccttgtgaagatgctggaggaaacaggcaGACAAGTATCTATgtccacagtaaaacgagtcctatatcgacataacctgaaaggctgctcagcaaggaagaagccactgctccaaaacagCCATacaaaagccagactacagtttgcaagtgcacatggggacgAAGATCTTACTTTttagagaaatgtcctctggtctgatgaaacaaaagttGAACTGTTTGGTCatgaccatcgttatgtttggaggaaaaagggtgaggcttgcaagccgaagaacaccatcctaaccgtgaagcatgggggtggcagcatcatgttgtgggggtgctttgctgcaggagggactggtgcacttcacaaaatagatggcatgatgaggaaggaaaatatGTGGATATATttaagcaacatctcaagacatcagccaggaggttaaagctcggtcgcaaatgggtcttccaaaaggacaatgaccccaagcatacctccaaagttgtggcaaaattgcttaaggacaacaaagtcaaggtattggagtggccttcacaaagccctgacctcaatccgatagaaaatttgtgggcagaactgaaaaagtgtGTGTGAGCAAGGatgcctacaaacctgactcagttacaccagttctgtctggaggaatggaacaaaattccagcaacttattgcgagaagcttgtggaaggctacccaaaatgttTGACCCAAGTTGAACaacttaaaggcaatgctaccaaatactaacgaagtgtatgtaaacttctaacccactggaaatgtgatgaaagaaataaaagctgaaataaatcattctctctactattattctgacatttcacattcttaaaataaagttgtGATCCTAACTGACTTAAGACAGGgattgttttctaggattaaatatcaggaattgtgaaaaactgagtttaaatgtgtttggctaaggtgtatgtaaacttttgACTTCAACTGTATATGTGCTAAAACTTTTGTACTGTACTATTAAAagcagttgtgtcattggcaaatttacagaTAGTGTTTGAGCTgagcttagccacatagtcaaaAGTATTTCCAATGAAATACAGATCATAGAAAAACTCTAGTTGTGTGTAGGTATAGCAACTAAGGTGTggatgtttttgtgtgtgtgacaaaGAAACTGTTTTACCTGTTTCTTTGtcacaaacaaaaataaatatatgGAATTTAAAATGATCCAATAATCCAATGGTACTTTGCAAACGACTTTTGCAATATTCCAGATTCAGAGATGTATATCACAGCATTCCCTAGGAGTTTTCACATTCCtctctgctccagagaaaatgttCAGATAATGGAAACTCTTTCCTACCTTGTCTCTGTAAAGCCCTGGGATTAACCTTACCGTCTCCTTATGGAGTAAAGCTTCCAGCACCGTCCTTGCTTTCTCAAACGGAGGAACTTTCAACCTAAAGATAAAGACAGGTTTGtatggggaatgagctgtcagaggaagtggttgaagcaggtacactTAAAAGGACAAGCAGAGGagaggtttagaggaatatgggctaaatgggattagcttagatgggaatcttgctTAGTGAAGACCAGTTAGGAAgatttctgaatcagaatcaggtttagtaccactgtcatgaaatttgttttatggcaacagtacaatgcaatacttaaAAATACTATAACTAACAATAATATAAACAAAGAGAGCAAACTAGTCAGGTAGTGCTCATGGACTATTCCGAATTCTGATGGTAGATTCAGTGCTCAATAACTCTGTGACACAGGTCTGTAGATAGTGGAAAGAATTTTGGGTGTCAAGAGGTGTGTCAACCACCACAGGGTACCCGGTCCCTGACCTGTGTTTGCAACCATGGACCAGGGAAATAGGCCTCACCACTGATCTTGTGCTTCCTACTCAATCAGAAGCTACATTGCTGGTCCGGTTGAGTTTCGAATCAACAGCGATTTGAGGATATCAATGGTGAAGGACTAGGGGATGGTAATGATAGTTGATGTCAGGGGAAGGTAATTAGACTCTCTTTTGTTCAAGATGGTCACTGCCTCGTACTTCCGTGACACAAAACTTTACTGGCCAATTTCAGCCCATCTGTGAGTATTGTCTGGGTCTTTCTGAATCACAGGCATGGACTGTTTCATTTGCTGAGGAGTTACAAATGGAATTAAAGAGCGAACATCCCCACCTTTGGCCTTATAacagaaggaaggtcattgataaaaCAGCTGAAGCGGGTTGGGCCTAGGACATTCTCCTGAGGAATTCCCACAATGATGTCCTGGGACAGAGTGATTTACCTCCAGCAAGCACAACCGTCCTTTGCATGAGCTCAGGTTCACACCACTGGTGAACTTTCCCCGAGATGCCCGTGGCTTCAGTTTTACAATGGTTACTCAGAAGCTACTCCAAGCCTCAACTCTGGAAATTCTTTTGTTGGACCAAGGCTGTAGAGATCAATGATTCTCAACCATTTTCTGCACTTTCGTTTACCTCTGTGACCCTCACTCTCTGTTAGTTTCTAAAGCTTTTTTTTGTCAACTACTCTAATTATTCTAATATACAgtcaatatttatgttttaacAGATTATAGGTATTATTATATGTTAAATATAATATTACAGGTATCCTGCTGGGTCACGCCAGTCTGTTCACTGATTTGGGGGGTGGATGCGGAGCAGGGGTCAGCGGGATGCCCTGCAGGGCGTGAAACAGGAGTAGAGATAGCAATTGATGTgctgtggtgctgtaccccaacacacacacacacacacacacacacacacacacacacacacacacacacacacacacacacacacacacacacacacacacacacacacacacacacacacacacacacacacacacacacacacacacacacacacacacacacacacacacacacaatagtgGTGTATTTCCGTCCCGCAATGGTGGGAACTAAGTAGTATTTTCCCCCGTGGCTGTGGggagggatacaaggctggattATCTCGTctcaactcctgatgaaataagGGAAGAACCGAAACACCTCACTCACCTGAAGAGTATCTCTGCCCGTAGGTAATTCCCAATTCCATTGAAGTACTTCTGGTTTAATAGCGTCTCACAGATCGGCTTGTCAAAAGCTTTGTCAGAAAGATTCGACAGCACATTCTGCCTGTGTAGGTTAGAAATGAGGCAGTTGGTTCGATTGCATGCAAAGGCACCCCCACTGCCGAGTCAAACCGCTGGTGTGGCCCAGGTGCAGGCACACCCCACCCTGAGGCAtcaggtaaggtcatttgattctgaaaaattggtttattaatcattacagaatgtccctctggtgcctcccactccctcccctctctctcccccttttctCAAGCATAatacccctctcctcccccccaccttcagttcacaatagagacccatatcagaatcaggtttatcatcattcacatgtcatggaatttgttttttTCCTGCAACAGCAGTGGTACAGTGTATTACATAATATTACTACAGTACGGTGCAAAAGACACAACCTGAAAATATGCACCCAGGCTCATGGACAGAGGGcgagagggtcggggattgttattatTGCTGGTTTTTTTCTCTGCAGGGACAGTGTCAGGATTACTACTGTCGCTGTTTTTTTTCTGCGGCAgagaggggtcggggattgttattgtcgccgTTCTCTTTCtgggggggagagggtgggggattctggggtctgcaagttttgtttcttttacatTTTCATGGGTATAtgatggctatctggagaagacaaatatcagagttgtattgtatgtGTATACctcgacaataaaatgaacctagttataagactattaaatggacctcttgtacaatgaGATGGATTCCTGACCTCAAAATCTACCCCAATGTGGCTCTTACACGTTATTGCCTGTACTTTCTCTAACAGTAACACAACATTCTGCTTTTCacttaatattaataataaataataattatcTCAATGCACTTATTCAGTTAAGTGAGCTGCATAGATGCCTTGCAAAACATGTTTTCAATCTATCGCAGCACacgagacaataataaaccaattactatTTGGACacgtacttggataggaaaggaatggagtgatATGGGGCTCATGCGGGCAAATGGCGTTAGGATAGATCGCCGTTGCGGTCGGCATGAATGACGTTGGCCACACAGGCCTGCTTTTGTTCTGCAGATTCTACTGTAATATACCTGAACTTTTCATATTCAAACATCACACAGGGCCCCCTGTCCGGCTGCCAGGTCCCGTTGACCTCCCAACTCCCAAACCTTCTTGGGTCCACGAAGCACAGCACCCGTCTGGGCTTGTCTCTGGTGAAGAACCTGAGGTGGGCATGTTTTGGGACCTCCTCCTCCGCAGCCAGTTCAAACGAGCCCGACATCCCAAAGCGGAAGACGATATCCACCGGACCAGGAGACTCTTTCCCAGGCTCCGTTGCCGGGCACTTTACATCTTCCTTACAGTCCTCATCTTTGATTGGTGCCAGGGTCAACTTGACCTCCTTCCCCCGTGACACTGCCGAGATGATGTAGGCATCGCACTGGAACGGCACCTCACAGTTTTTACTCACAGCAGATTTTTCCACGCTCCCTGAAAACACGAGGCCACCGCAGACCCTGTTAACAAACTTGCTTGCCAAGTGAAGCTCGGGTCCTTCAGGCATCTTATAGGACAACCTGGGTTGGGAATAAAACAAAGGACACTGAGAGCGATCATCCGAGTTGATGGTAGAAAGTATTTCCTCAGACCCAAGGAGACCACTGAAACAATCAGGTTTCTCCACAGTTCAACCTAGCCCAGGCCAACTCCTTCTCTGACCAGAGTCCCAAAGCCCCTAGTCTCCCAAAGGGTCAATACTGGTCAGGACACTGGGAATAAGCACCCTCCTATTCTTCTTCTTCAGATAATGTCATGGGACCTATTACACCCACCCAAGTGTGAAGGTGAGGCCTTAGATAATTCACCCCTGAATCACAGGAGGTCACTGCCAACAATGCCACACTCTACCGCGATCAGGAACAGTCAACTATAAGGTTCTCGAACCCACCAACACAACTACCCCAAATCAGCAATGGAACACTAAAGACTCCCTCTTATACCACTATGTTCGTGTCCTCATTTTTTACCGTGGTCTTTTTTCGCTGTGTTCTCTCTGCCTATGCGCCTGCGATGCAGCTCAAGCAACCTTTTCATCGCATCTCTCCTTGTGCTCATGACCGTAAATTAGAGTGGCCTCTAAGTCCTGTATAGGAGTGTCATCGCGCATAATGTGCAAAGTGGGGATCGCTCTCATAACCTCCTGATCAGATCTGGCAGCCTTGCCCACTCAACCCCAGCTGATACCTGAAATCAAAGCCAAACCATACTAAAACATGGTG includes:
- the neil1 gene encoding endonuclease 8-like 1 produces the protein MPEGPELHLASKFVNRVCGGLVFSGSVEKSAVSKNCEVPFQCDAYIISAVSRGKEVKLTLAPIKDEDCKEDVKCPATEPGKESPGPVDIVFRFGMSGSFELAAEEEVPKHAHLRFFTRDKPRRVLCFVDPRRFGSWEVNGTWQPDRGPCVMFEYEKFRQNVLSNLSDKAFDKPICETLLNQKYFNGIGNYLRAEILFRLKVPPFEKARTVLEALLHKETTAELTLSKKIKMKLENPDILELCHLLPLEVINLGGEGYNSSRTSESSTFSAWLRCYEVVGMQTLRDGNSRTIWFQGNPGPLAPKGSKVRKAKSRKKGTVDENVNQSETPKGHTDRKRKGQSEQQITAEVSKDLSKKKPRRSRAAGKQAEGTEACEETRRRSVRARKKSAGKSPSLPEAPAVAESLTPKTRSKKSRNKSGREPV